A stretch of the Chitinophagales bacterium genome encodes the following:
- a CDS encoding restriction endonuclease subunit S yields MKHPLRRTLVKEEQNMNGTFKDWSVVKLGEITEKISNGANAKQSEEKIGYPISRIETIWNEQIDLDRVKYIQESEPAFIEKYSLKRNDVLFSHINSDIHLGKTAIFKNQTPTLIHGINLLLIRFKENVSADFINYQFKYKRKKGEFISIAQKSVNQSSINQGKLKSLDFVLPPITVQQQIVSKIEELFSELDKGIEELKTAQQQLKVYRQAVLKSAFEGKLTNEDVKEGELPKGWNMKKFGELFSETPQNGLYKPSTQYGWGVPIIRIDGFYEGVILKDYEYKRVQLSEEETKRYLLTVGDILINRVNSMSHLGKCGLVKSLKEKTVFESNIMKVRVKEGLAIPEYITAYLSSKRGIKELTKNAKHAVNQASINQTDVSNAAIPICSVEEQQQIVQEIESRLSVCDKIEETINNSLKQSEALRQSILKKAFEGKLV; encoded by the coding sequence ATGAAACATCCGTTGCGTCGCACTCTTGTAAAGGAAGAGCAAAATATGAATGGAACATTTAAAGATTGGAGCGTTGTAAAACTTGGTGAAATCACTGAAAAAATTTCTAATGGAGCCAACGCAAAACAAAGTGAAGAAAAGATTGGTTATCCTATTTCAAGAATTGAAACAATTTGGAATGAGCAGATTGACCTTGACAGAGTAAAATACATTCAAGAAAGCGAACCTGCGTTTATCGAAAAGTATTCCTTAAAGAGAAACGATGTTTTGTTTAGTCATATAAATAGCGATATACATCTTGGTAAGACAGCTATATTCAAAAATCAAACGCCTACTTTAATACATGGTATAAACCTTTTGCTTATTAGGTTCAAAGAAAATGTTTCAGCTGATTTCATTAATTATCAATTTAAATACAAACGAAAGAAAGGTGAGTTTATAAGCATTGCACAGAAATCAGTTAATCAATCTTCCATCAATCAAGGCAAGTTGAAAAGCCTTGATTTTGTTTTGCCCCCAATAACAGTTCAACAACAAATCGTTTCCAAAATAGAAGAACTCTTCAGCGAATTAGACAAAGGCATAGAAGAATTAAAAACTGCACAACAGCAATTAAAAGTTTACCGCCAAGCTGTATTAAAATCGGCTTTTGAAGGTAAGCTTACCAATGAGGATGTAAAGGAAGGTGAGTTGCCGAAGGGATGGAACATGAAAAAGTTTGGAGAGCTTTTTTCTGAAACACCGCAGAATGGATTATACAAACCTTCAACACAATATGGTTGGGGTGTGCCAATTATAAGAATAGATGGTTTCTATGAAGGCGTGATTTTAAAGGATTATGAGTACAAAAGAGTGCAGCTATCAGAGGAAGAAACTAAAAGATATCTGTTAACGGTGGGAGATATTTTAATTAATCGCGTCAATAGTATGTCTCACTTGGGCAAGTGCGGTTTGGTGAAATCTTTAAAAGAGAAGACGGTTTTCGAAAGTAACATAATGAAAGTAAGAGTGAAAGAAGGATTAGCTATTCCTGAATATATCACAGCTTACCTATCTTCTAAAAGAGGTATAAAAGAATTAACGAAGAATGCAAAGCATGCCGTTAACCAGGCGAGCATTAATCAGACTGATGTATCAAATGCTGCTATTCCTATTTGTAGTGTTGAAGAACAACAACAAATCGTACAGGAAATAGAAAGCCGCCTTAGTGTTTGTGATAAGATAGAAGAAACAATAAACAACAGCCTAAAACAATCAGAGGCTTTAAGACAAAGTATTTTAAAGAAAGCGTTTGAAGGGAAGTTGGTTTAA
- a CDS encoding DUF3800 domain-containing protein, translating into MVVAKSNIKTNHRFLDEAGDTAFYGKGKKTIIGSEGVSGCFILGMVKFKEPLEPVRKKIVQLQNQVANDPYYQVPSILKRKQGAGYYFHATDDLPEVRKTFFDFIKSTKCSFEAVVGRKTIERYETLHKGKEEYFYADLLSHLLKNKMEGEVKLILNIAERGRSTKNNNLLLAMEKAKERVAENINKKNAEITASKVTRHDIITNVAFNVVYPTQEPLLNVADYFCWAVQRVFEKGETRFYDYLKEQVSLIVDLYDTTNYKDWRNYYNSKNSLSAKNKISPPLH; encoded by the coding sequence ATGGTAGTAGCTAAATCAAATATTAAAACCAATCACCGCTTTCTTGATGAGGCGGGTGATACAGCCTTTTATGGCAAAGGAAAGAAAACGATTATTGGATCAGAAGGTGTTTCCGGTTGTTTTATTCTTGGAATGGTAAAATTTAAAGAGCCGCTTGAACCAGTGAGAAAAAAAATAGTTCAGTTGCAAAATCAGGTAGCAAACGATCCTTACTACCAGGTTCCATCAATACTTAAAAGGAAACAGGGAGCAGGGTACTATTTTCACGCAACCGATGATTTGCCCGAAGTTCGCAAAACGTTTTTTGATTTTATCAAATCAACTAAGTGCTCTTTCGAAGCAGTCGTTGGTCGAAAGACGATAGAGCGCTATGAGACTTTACACAAAGGCAAAGAAGAGTATTTCTATGCTGACCTGTTATCGCATTTGTTGAAAAACAAAATGGAGGGAGAAGTGAAGCTTATACTTAACATTGCTGAAAGAGGCAGAAGCACAAAGAATAATAATTTATTATTAGCAATGGAAAAAGCGAAAGAAAGAGTAGCTGAAAATATAAATAAGAAGAATGCTGAAATTACTGCTTCGAAGGTGACAAGGCATGATATTATCACCAATGTCGCTTTCAATGTCGTTTATCCAACCCAGGAACCCTTGTTGAATGTGGCGGATTATTTTTGCTGGGCTGTGCAGAGAGTATTTGAAAAAGGAGAAACCCGTTTTTATGATTACCTGAAAGAGCAGGTATCTCTTATAGTAGATTTGTACGATACTACAAACTACAAAGACTGGAGAAATTACTATAACTCAAAGAATTCGTTAAGTGCTAAAAATAAAATAAGCCCGCCATTACACTAA